Below is a genomic region from Methanoculleus thermophilus.
ATACCAAAAACCCTCGAGGCTTATTACCAGGAGAGCGGCCGGGCGGGGAGGGACGGCAACGCGAGCGACTGCATCCTGTTCTACCATGACGACGATGCAAAGCGCCTCAGGTCCTTCATCGACCGGGACCTCCCCTCAGAGTTCCAGCGCGAGGTTGCACGCTCGAAACTGCAGAGCATGGTGGAGTACTGCACCACGACGGGATGCCGAAGACGAGTGCTCCTCGAGTATTTCGGCGAGCATTTTGACGCCCTGCCCTGCGGAGGCTGCGACGTCTGTGCTCCGGCCGGATCAGAGACCGGAAAGACCCGCCCCCGCTCAGGGCGCCGAAAGCGCAGCGCCCCTCGTTCTGTATCCGGCTGAACTAGAGGGGAATCACAGTCCCCGCAACACCCTCCGGGGAAACATCTATTACATCGACGGCAGATGAGCGCTCCGGGGGTTGTCATGAAGAAATTAACCCGTTCAAGAACTGACCGGTGGATCGCCGGAATATGCGGCGGCATAGGAGAATACCTCGAGATCGACCCGAACGTCATCCGGGTGATCTGGGTCATCTTCACCGTGGTCACAGGGTTTGTCATCGGGATCGTCATCTACCTCCTGCTCTGGCTCATCCTGCCGGAGAGCGGACAGGTGCGCCCGACTGAAGTGTTAGAGGGAACGTAGGAGGTTAGCAATGCGGTCTAATGGCCGAAAACGTCTCTTTTTACGAAGGAGGGCGGTTGTGGGTGTCGGTGAGCACCACACGCTGGGGGTATATTCTCCGAAACAGTCATCCCTTCGTTTGAGAGTTGATCAGGCTGTTCATCGATTGCTCGCCTGTGGACGGATACCCGCTGAGCATCGCCACGCGGGCGAGTCCGAGGGTCCGAAGGACCGGATCTTGAGCACCGTTAGGTGCGAGGGGCTGACGGGGAGGGGCGCTTGCCGGGAAGTGTACCCGCTGCGGGGGGAACATCATCCCGACGGTTCACGAGGGGTCGGTGAAGAAGTATCTGGAGATGTCGCGCGAGATCTGCGCAACCTACGCGATATCGGAGTA
It encodes:
- a CDS encoding PspC domain-containing protein — its product is MKKLTRSRTDRWIAGICGGIGEYLEIDPNVIRVIWVIFTVVTGFVIGIVIYLLLWLILPESGQVRPTEVLEGT